In a single window of the Novosphingobium sp. IK01 genome:
- the glgC gene encoding glucose-1-phosphate adenylyltransferase: MRISYGQPLARDAMAYVLAGGRGSRLKELTDNRAKPAVYFGGVSRIIDFALSNAINSGIRRIGVATQYKAHSLIRHMNRAWNFMRPERNESFDILPASQRISELLWYEGTADAVFQNIDIIQAHAPKHMVILAGDHIYKMDYELMLQQHVNSGADVTVGCLVVPKADASGFGVMGVDEDSVITSFVEKPADPPTIPGDPDHALASMGIYVFETEFLFDQLRRDAATPGSTRDFGGDIIPYIVKHGKAVAHRFTDSCVRASEQTGEYWRDVGTLDAYFDANIDLTDTVPKLNMYDRDWPIWTDQIIAAPAKFVHDEEGRRGMAISSLISQGCIVSGALARRSLLFTGVKMGSFSSAEEAVILPYCNIGRGARLKRVILDSGVRIPEGLVVGEDPEFDAQRFRRTENGVCLITKPMLDRLT; this comes from the coding sequence ATGCGCATATCTTATGGCCAACCGCTGGCCCGCGATGCCATGGCCTATGTCCTGGCGGGCGGGCGCGGCAGTCGCCTGAAGGAATTGACGGACAACCGCGCCAAGCCCGCCGTCTATTTCGGCGGGGTCAGCCGGATCATCGACTTTGCCCTGTCGAACGCGATCAACTCGGGCATTCGCCGCATCGGGGTGGCCACCCAGTACAAGGCCCATTCGCTCATCCGCCACATGAACCGTGCGTGGAACTTCATGCGGCCCGAGCGCAACGAAAGCTTCGACATCCTGCCCGCCTCGCAGCGCATCTCCGAGCTGCTGTGGTACGAAGGCACCGCCGATGCGGTGTTCCAGAACATCGACATCATCCAGGCCCATGCCCCCAAGCACATGGTGATCCTGGCGGGCGACCACATCTACAAGATGGACTACGAATTGATGCTGCAACAGCACGTCAATTCGGGCGCCGACGTGACGGTGGGGTGCCTCGTCGTGCCCAAGGCCGATGCCAGCGGCTTTGGCGTGATGGGGGTAGACGAGGACAGCGTGATCACCAGCTTCGTCGAGAAGCCTGCCGATCCACCGACCATTCCGGGCGACCCGGACCATGCGCTGGCCTCGATGGGGATCTATGTCTTCGAGACGGAATTCCTGTTCGACCAGTTGCGGCGCGATGCCGCCACGCCCGGATCGACCCGCGATTTTGGCGGCGACATCATCCCCTACATCGTCAAGCACGGCAAGGCGGTCGCCCACCGCTTTACCGACAGCTGCGTGCGCGCCTCGGAACAGACCGGCGAATACTGGCGCGACGTGGGCACGCTCGATGCCTATTTCGACGCCAATATCGACCTGACCGACACCGTGCCCAAACTGAACATGTACGACCGCGACTGGCCGATCTGGACCGACCAGATCATCGCCGCCCCGGCCAAGTTCGTCCACGACGAGGAAGGACGGCGCGGCATGGCGATTTCCTCGCTGATCAGCCAGGGCTGCATCGTTTCGGGCGCACTGGCGCGGCGCAGCCTGCTGTTCACCGGGGTCAAGATGGGCTCCTTTTCCAGCGCCGAGGAAGCGGTGATCCTGCCCTATTGCAACATCGGACGGGGCGCGCGGCTCAAGCGGGTGATCCTCGACTCGGGTGTCCGCATCCCCGAAGGGCTGGTCGTGGGCGAAGATCCCGAGTTCGACGCCCAGCGCTTCCGCCGCACGGAAAACGGCGTCTGCCTGATCACAAAACCGATGCTCGACCGGCTGACATAA
- a CDS encoding alpha-D-glucose phosphate-specific phosphoglucomutase yields MTTYKTTPYEGQKPGTSGLRKKVRVFQQPGYAENFIQAVFDVVEPAPGAVLVIGGDGRYHNRTVIQQAIRMAAANGYGQVLVGQGGILSTPAASNVIRQYKASGGLILSASHNPGGPDEDFGIKYNIANGGPAPESVTDAIYARTQTIDRYLALDTPDIDLDTLGTVEVGACRVTVLDPVADYADLMERLFDFATIRAAVAGGLTMAFDAMHAVTGPYATEILEKRLGFAPGTVRNGVPLEDFGGHHPDPNMVHAKELFDLMFSEAAPDFGAASDGDGDRNLIVGKHRFVTPSDSLAMLAANAHLAPGYAKGLAGIARSMPTSAAADRVAASLGIPAFETPTGWKFFGNLLDAGMATICGEESAGTGSDHVREKDGLWAVLLWLNILAVRKISVDALARKHWAKFGRNYYARHDYEALPTEQADALMAALKASLGALPGRKVGPLRVETADSFSYLDPVDGSTSANQGLRVLFEGGSRIVFRLSGTGTQGATLRVYLERYEPVGGDLDRETPEMLADLIAAADELAGITRHTGRTAPDVVT; encoded by the coding sequence ATGACGACCTACAAGACCACGCCCTACGAAGGCCAGAAGCCGGGCACCTCGGGCTTGCGCAAGAAAGTGCGCGTGTTCCAGCAGCCCGGCTATGCCGAGAACTTCATCCAGGCGGTGTTCGATGTCGTCGAACCGGCGCCCGGTGCTGTTCTCGTGATCGGCGGCGACGGGCGCTATCACAACCGCACCGTGATCCAGCAGGCGATCCGCATGGCCGCGGCCAATGGCTATGGCCAGGTTCTGGTCGGCCAGGGCGGCATCCTCTCGACGCCGGCGGCCAGCAATGTCATCCGCCAGTACAAGGCGAGCGGCGGGCTGATCCTCTCGGCCAGCCACAACCCCGGCGGCCCGGACGAAGACTTCGGGATCAAGTACAACATCGCCAACGGCGGCCCCGCCCCCGAAAGCGTGACCGACGCGATCTATGCCCGCACGCAGACCATCGACCGCTATCTGGCGCTCGACACGCCCGACATCGACCTCGACACCCTCGGCACGGTCGAAGTCGGCGCCTGCCGCGTCACCGTGCTCGATCCCGTGGCCGACTATGCCGACCTGATGGAGCGCCTGTTCGATTTCGCCACGATCCGCGCCGCCGTTGCGGGCGGGCTGACGATGGCGTTTGATGCCATGCACGCGGTCACCGGCCCCTACGCGACCGAAATCCTCGAAAAGCGCCTCGGCTTTGCGCCCGGCACCGTGCGCAACGGCGTGCCCCTCGAAGACTTCGGCGGGCACCATCCCGATCCCAACATGGTCCATGCCAAAGAGCTGTTCGACCTCATGTTCTCCGAGGCCGCGCCCGATTTTGGCGCAGCCTCGGACGGCGATGGCGACCGCAACCTGATCGTGGGCAAGCACCGCTTCGTCACCCCGTCGGACAGCCTCGCGATGCTGGCCGCCAATGCCCACCTTGCCCCCGGCTATGCCAAGGGGCTGGCCGGGATCGCCCGCTCGATGCCCACGAGTGCCGCCGCCGACCGCGTGGCCGCCTCGCTCGGCATTCCCGCCTTCGAAACGCCGACCGGCTGGAAGTTCTTCGGCAACCTGCTCGACGCCGGGATGGCGACGATCTGTGGCGAGGAAAGCGCCGGGACCGGCTCGGACCACGTGCGCGAAAAGGATGGCCTCTGGGCCGTGCTGCTCTGGCTCAACATTCTGGCCGTGCGCAAGATCAGCGTCGACGCGCTCGCCCGCAAGCACTGGGCCAAATTCGGCCGCAACTACTATGCGCGCCACGACTATGAAGCCCTGCCCACCGAGCAGGCCGATGCGCTGATGGCCGCGCTCAAGGCCTCGCTCGGCGCGCTGCCGGGCCGCAAGGTCGGCCCGCTGCGCGTCGAAACCGCCGACAGCTTTTCCTATCTCGATCCCGTCGATGGCTCGACCAGCGCCAACCAGGGCCTGCGCGTGCTGTTCGAGGGTGGCTCGCGCATCGTGTTCCGCCTCTCGGGCACGGGGACGCAAGGGGCAACCTTGCGCGTCTACCTCGAACGCTACGAGCCGGTCGGCGGCGACCTCGACCGCGAGACGCCCGAAATGCTGGCCGACCTGATCGCCGCGGCCGATGAACTGGCCGGGATCACCCGCCACACCGGCCGCACCGCGCCCGATGTCGTGACCTGA
- a CDS encoding MBL fold metallo-hydrolase, whose product MTQNASPQPPMKVAILPVTPLQQNSTLLWCTATMKAAVIDPGGDLDRIKALVAKAGVTVEKLLITHGHIDHCGGAAQLARELGVPIEGPHKEDLFWINRLAESSGRWGIPAEIFTPDRWLVQGDKVRVGDLEIDVLHCPGHTPGHVVFFHEPSRLAVVGDVLFQGGIGRWDFPLGNYDDLVASITGRLWPLGDDVTFIPGHGPHSTFGQERATNPYVGDAALA is encoded by the coding sequence ATGACCCAAAACGCATCCCCCCAGCCGCCGATGAAGGTGGCGATCCTGCCCGTCACCCCGCTCCAGCAGAACTCCACCTTGCTGTGGTGCACCGCCACGATGAAGGCGGCGGTGATCGATCCGGGCGGCGATCTCGACCGGATCAAGGCGCTGGTCGCCAAGGCCGGGGTGACCGTTGAGAAGCTGCTGATCACCCATGGCCATATCGACCACTGCGGCGGCGCGGCGCAACTGGCCCGCGAACTGGGCGTGCCGATCGAGGGGCCGCACAAGGAAGACCTGTTCTGGATCAACCGTCTTGCCGAAAGCAGCGGACGCTGGGGCATCCCGGCGGAAATCTTCACGCCCGATCGCTGGCTGGTCCAGGGGGACAAGGTGCGCGTGGGCGACCTCGAAATCGACGTGCTGCATTGCCCCGGCCACACGCCGGGCCATGTGGTGTTCTTCCACGAGCCATCGCGCCTTGCCGTGGTGGGCGACGTGCTGTTCCAGGGCGGTATCGGCCGCTGGGACTTCCCGCTGGGCAATTATGATGATCTGGTGGCCTCGATCACCGGGCGGCTCTGGCCGCTGGGCGACGACGTGACCTTCATTCCCGGCCATGGCCCACACAGCACGTTCGGGCAGGAGCGCGCGACGAATCCCTATGTGGGCGACGCCGCGCTGGCCTGA
- a CDS encoding integration host factor subunit alpha: protein MRSVGTLTRADLAESINRRVGLSRADSLGMVESILQHMSGALAEGENVKISGFGTFLLRDKSERIGRNPKTGVEVPITPRRVLTFRASQMLKDRICDET, encoded by the coding sequence ATGCGTTCTGTAGGCACGCTTACGAGGGCCGATCTGGCCGAGAGCATCAATCGTCGTGTTGGCCTTTCGCGGGCTGACTCGCTCGGGATGGTCGAGTCCATTTTGCAACATATGAGCGGCGCGCTCGCCGAAGGCGAGAACGTCAAGATTTCAGGGTTCGGTACGTTCCTGCTCAGGGACAAGTCCGAACGCATCGGTCGCAACCCCAAGACCGGGGTGGAAGTGCCGATCACGCCGCGTCGCGTGCTCACCTTCCGTGCCAGCCAGATGCTCAAGGATCGTATCTGCGACGAGACATGA
- the rpmF gene encoding 50S ribosomal protein L32 has translation MAVPKRKTSPSRRGMRRSHDALKAEAFHECSNCGELKRPHMLCNACGHYNGREIIAVGA, from the coding sequence ATGGCCGTCCCCAAAAGAAAGACCAGCCCCTCCCGCCGGGGCATGCGCCGCAGCCATGACGCGCTCAAGGCAGAAGCGTTTCATGAGTGCTCGAACTGCGGTGAACTCAAGCGCCCGCACATGCTGTGCAACGCTTGCGGTCACTACAACGGTCGCGAAATCATCGCCGTCGGCGCCTGA
- a CDS encoding beta-ketoacyl-ACP synthase III, whose product MIVRSVITGSGSALPQRAVSNAEMAQMVDTSDEWIVERTGIRSRHVAGEGETTATLATLAARRALEAAGLEGKAIDLIVLATATPDQTFPATATIVQDAIGANGGIAFDVAAVCSGFLYAMATADSMLRTGMARRALVIGAETFSRILDWEDRATCVLFGDGAGAIVLEAREVDETDPASPGILACRLHADGTHNQLLYVDGGPSTTGTVGKLRMKGREVFRHAVTNLANVLEEVLADSGHVPADLDWVVPHQANQRILDATARKLGLPAEKVVVTVDRHANTSAASVPLAFDAAVRDGRIQPGHLVVFEAMGGGFTWGACIARMG is encoded by the coding sequence GTGATTGTTCGTAGCGTGATTACCGGCAGCGGCTCGGCCCTGCCGCAACGCGCCGTCTCGAATGCCGAAATGGCGCAGATGGTCGACACCTCCGACGAGTGGATCGTCGAGCGCACCGGCATTCGCAGCCGGCATGTCGCGGGCGAAGGCGAAACGACCGCCACGCTTGCCACGCTGGCCGCCCGGCGCGCGCTTGAGGCGGCTGGCCTCGAAGGCAAGGCGATTGACCTGATCGTGCTGGCCACGGCTACCCCCGACCAGACTTTTCCGGCCACGGCCACGATCGTCCAGGACGCCATCGGCGCCAATGGCGGTATCGCGTTCGACGTGGCGGCGGTGTGCTCGGGCTTTCTCTATGCGATGGCAACCGCCGATTCGATGCTGCGCACGGGCATGGCCCGTCGCGCGCTGGTGATCGGGGCTGAAACCTTCAGCCGCATCCTTGACTGGGAAGACCGCGCGACGTGCGTGCTGTTTGGCGATGGCGCGGGCGCCATCGTGCTCGAAGCGCGCGAAGTCGACGAGACCGACCCGGCTTCGCCCGGCATTCTGGCCTGCCGTCTTCATGCCGATGGCACGCACAACCAGCTTCTCTATGTCGATGGCGGGCCTTCGACGACGGGCACGGTGGGCAAGCTGCGCATGAAGGGCCGCGAGGTCTTCCGCCATGCGGTGACCAACCTGGCCAATGTTCTCGAAGAAGTCCTGGCCGACAGCGGCCATGTGCCTGCCGACCTCGACTGGGTCGTGCCGCATCAGGCCAACCAGCGCATCCTCGATGCGACGGCCCGCAAGCTGGGCCTGCCCGCCGAAAAGGTGGTGGTGACGGTCGACCGCCATGCCAATACCAGCGCCGCTTCGGTGCCGCTGGCCTTCGACGCGGCTGTGCGCGACGGGCGGATCCAGCCCGGCCATCTGGTCGTGTTCGAGGCGATGGGCGGTGGTTTCACCTGGGGCGCCTGCATTGCCCGGATGGGCTGA
- the plsX gene encoding phosphate acyltransferase PlsX has product MSLPTIAVDAMGGDEGVRVMVEGAALARRRHASFRFLLVGDEKRLASALDDHPDLRGAADILHAPEAVAGDEKPTQALRRAKVTSMGLAIDAVKRGEAGAAVSAGNTGALMAMAKLALRTLPGIDRPALAALVPTMGAHDLVMLDLGANTECDARNLYQFAIMGAAYARIVNGLESPCVRLLNIGTEETKGTGHLRDAAALLKEASGNLALTFDGFTEADKLSRGDFDVAVTDGFSGNVALKAMEGAARFVGDLLRRSFSSSLRSKLGFLISRPATDLLRHHLDPNQHNGAVFLGLNGVVVKSHGGASAVGMANAIAVATRLVEENLIERISADVAAVDPDTIRQPARRRAANTEGETAL; this is encoded by the coding sequence ATGAGCCTGCCCACAATCGCCGTCGATGCGATGGGCGGTGACGAGGGCGTGCGCGTAATGGTTGAAGGCGCGGCTCTGGCTCGCCGTCGCCATGCAAGCTTCAGGTTCCTGCTTGTCGGGGATGAGAAGCGGCTCGCCAGCGCGCTTGACGATCATCCCGACCTTCGCGGTGCAGCGGATATTCTCCATGCACCCGAAGCCGTTGCGGGCGATGAAAAGCCCACCCAGGCCTTGCGCCGCGCCAAAGTCACGTCGATGGGATTGGCCATCGACGCGGTCAAGCGCGGCGAGGCTGGCGCTGCTGTCAGTGCCGGCAACACTGGCGCGCTCATGGCCATGGCCAAGCTCGCCTTGCGCACGCTGCCCGGCATCGACCGGCCCGCGCTCGCCGCTCTGGTGCCCACGATGGGCGCGCATGACCTCGTCATGCTCGACCTTGGCGCCAATACCGAGTGCGATGCACGCAATCTCTACCAGTTCGCCATCATGGGTGCGGCCTATGCCCGCATCGTCAATGGTCTGGAAAGCCCGTGCGTGCGCCTTCTCAACATTGGCACCGAAGAGACCAAGGGAACCGGACATCTGCGTGATGCTGCGGCCCTGCTCAAGGAGGCCTCGGGCAATCTCGCGCTCACGTTTGACGGTTTCACCGAAGCCGACAAACTCTCGCGCGGCGATTTCGACGTGGCCGTGACCGACGGATTTTCGGGCAATGTTGCCCTCAAGGCGATGGAAGGCGCGGCCCGCTTCGTGGGCGACCTCCTGCGCCGCAGCTTTTCCAGTTCGTTGCGCTCGAAGCTCGGCTTCCTGATCTCGCGTCCGGCGACCGATCTGCTGCGCCACCATCTCGATCCCAACCAGCACAACGGGGCCGTTTTTCTCGGTCTCAACGGTGTCGTGGTCAAGAGCCATGGCGGCGCTTCGGCGGTCGGCATGGCCAATGCCATTGCCGTTGCCACCCGGCTGGTCGAGGAAAACCTGATCGAACGCATCTCGGCAGACGTCGCTGCGGTCGATCCTGATACGATTCGCCAGCCGGCCCGGCGCCGCGCGGCAAACACGGAAGGTGAAACGGCGCTGTGA
- the glgX gene encoding glycogen debranching protein GlgX, translated as MDHGARLVDESTLWRVRAPEAQGLWVCLFDDSGAETRHAMAREGEDWVFSLPGSHAGARYGYRAQGRWAPDEGLWFDSSKLLVDPCALELDRRFVYDPALATFGADTAALVPRAIVPGPLPEVPRQPPVFAPGGLIYEVNVRGFTMLHPHVPPALRGTVAALAHPAILAHLTKLGVTAVELMPVVAWIDERHLPPLGLSNAWGYNPVAFMALDPGLCPGGIAELRETVATLRAHGIGTILDLVFNHSGESDVQGPVLSLRGLDNAAYAHAPDGSLINDTGCGNTLDFANPHVRRLTCDALRHFVRHAGVDGFRFDLAPVLARGPGFDADAPIFADLAADPWLADRVMIAEPWDIGPDGYQLGRFPPHWLEWNDHFRDDVRRYWRGDGALGALATRLAGSADLFGVADTHPCRSVNFLAAHDGFTLADCVSYTHRHNHANGEDNRDGHGENHSWNCGVEGPSGDPHVLARRHAAQRALLGTLFASTGTIMLTAGDEFGRTQLGNNNAYAQDNPLGWIDWHTRDTALEAHVARLSARRAQNDMTRFPQDGAWLALDGAPMDAARWESPQTPGVVWNPPEGAARGGFRISRADGVALG; from the coding sequence ATGGACCACGGCGCCCGGCTCGTCGACGAAAGCACCCTCTGGCGCGTGCGCGCGCCAGAGGCGCAAGGCCTCTGGGTCTGCCTGTTCGACGATAGCGGCGCCGAAACCCGCCATGCCATGGCGCGCGAGGGCGAAGACTGGGTTTTCAGCCTCCCCGGATCGCACGCGGGCGCGCGCTATGGCTACCGCGCGCAAGGCCGCTGGGCGCCCGACGAAGGCCTGTGGTTCGATTCCTCCAAGCTGCTGGTCGACCCTTGCGCGCTCGAACTCGACCGCCGCTTTGTCTACGATCCCGCATTGGCGACCTTTGGTGCCGACACCGCCGCGCTGGTCCCGCGTGCCATCGTGCCCGGCCCCCTGCCCGAGGTTCCGCGCCAGCCCCCGGTCTTCGCGCCGGGCGGGCTGATCTACGAAGTCAACGTGCGCGGGTTCACCATGCTGCACCCCCATGTGCCTCCCGCCCTGCGCGGCACGGTCGCCGCGCTGGCCCATCCCGCGATCCTCGCCCACCTCACCAAACTGGGCGTGACGGCGGTCGAGCTGATGCCCGTGGTCGCCTGGATCGACGAACGCCACCTGCCCCCGCTCGGCCTGTCCAACGCCTGGGGCTACAATCCGGTGGCCTTCATGGCGCTCGATCCGGGCCTGTGTCCGGGCGGCATCGCCGAACTGCGCGAGACGGTCGCCACCTTGCGCGCCCACGGCATCGGCACGATCCTCGACCTCGTGTTCAACCACAGCGGCGAAAGCGATGTGCAAGGCCCTGTGCTGTCGCTGCGCGGCCTCGACAACGCCGCCTATGCCCATGCCCCTGATGGCAGCCTGATCAACGACACGGGCTGTGGCAACACACTCGATTTCGCCAATCCCCATGTCCGCCGCCTGACCTGCGACGCACTGCGCCATTTCGTGCGCCACGCCGGGGTCGATGGCTTCCGCTTCGACCTCGCCCCGGTCCTGGCCCGTGGCCCCGGTTTCGACGCCGATGCGCCGATCTTTGCAGACCTTGCCGCCGACCCGTGGCTGGCCGACCGCGTGATGATCGCCGAACCATGGGACATCGGCCCGGACGGCTATCAACTGGGCCGTTTCCCGCCCCACTGGCTCGAATGGAACGACCACTTCCGCGACGACGTGCGCCGCTACTGGCGCGGCGATGGCGCGCTGGGCGCACTGGCCACGCGTCTGGCTGGCTCTGCCGACCTGTTCGGCGTGGCAGATACCCATCCGTGCCGCAGCGTCAATTTCCTCGCCGCCCACGACGGCTTCACGCTGGCCGATTGCGTCAGCTATACCCACCGCCACAACCACGCCAATGGCGAGGACAACCGCGACGGCCATGGCGAGAACCATTCGTGGAACTGCGGCGTCGAAGGACCAAGCGGCGATCCCCACGTCCTCGCGCGCCGCCATGCCGCCCAGCGCGCACTGCTGGGCACGCTGTTCGCCTCGACCGGCACGATCATGCTGACCGCCGGCGACGAATTCGGTCGCACCCAACTGGGCAACAACAATGCCTATGCGCAGGATAACCCGCTCGGCTGGATCGACTGGCACACCCGCGACACCGCGCTCGAAGCCCATGTCGCGCGTCTTTCAGCCCGCCGCGCACAGAACGACATGACCCGCTTTCCGCAGGACGGCGCGTGGCTGGCCCTCGACGGAGCCCCGATGGACGCCGCGCGCTGGGAAAGCCCGCAGACACCCGGTGTGGTGTGGAATCCGCCCGAAGGGGCGGCACGCGGCGGTTTCCGGATCAGCCGGGCCGATGGTGTGGCGCTCGGTTGA
- the glgA gene encoding glycogen synthase GlgA, giving the protein MTLRVLSIASEAVPLIKTGGLADVAGALPAALAPHGVEMTTLLPGYPKVLRALAAPAPSPPAPPLPAPPKAAGKAKAKAAPTPPEPVALHHWDSLLGEPARLLEGTIDGHRLLVLDCPALFVRDGGPYGDAAGRDWDDNWRRFAAFGRAGADLAGGVVPGLAFDLVHAHDWQAAMAPAYIRFAPAGPRIPSVMTIHNMAFQGRYGPEIFPSLGLPTQAWAIDGVEYHGGVGFLKAGMESADAITTVSPTYAREIRQPAFGMGLEGLVIARQARVSGIVNGIDTALWNPETDPALVQSFSARSLARRRANKRALEAEFGLDQDEGPLFVCITRLTWQKGIDVLLEVIDHLVGLGGRLALLGAGDAALERALHEAAARHPGRVGLHIGYDEALSHRMQGGGDAILVPSRFEPCGLTQLYGLAYGCVPVVAHTGGLADTVVDANLAAIHAGAATGIVFHGVDYPSFSDAITRTINLYAQHDVWAQIQRAGMKTDFSWRRSGQAYAALYRHIAGTE; this is encoded by the coding sequence ATGACTTTGCGCGTGCTTTCCATCGCCTCGGAGGCGGTCCCCCTGATCAAGACCGGGGGCCTTGCCGATGTGGCGGGCGCCCTGCCCGCCGCGCTTGCCCCGCACGGGGTGGAGATGACCACCCTCCTGCCCGGCTATCCCAAGGTGCTGCGCGCCCTTGCGGCCCCTGCCCCGTCTCCCCCTGCCCCGCCCCTCCCTGCCCCCCCAAAGGCCGCCGGGAAGGCCAAAGCCAAGGCCGCTCCCACGCCGCCCGAACCCGTCGCCCTCCACCATTGGGACAGCCTGCTGGGCGAACCGGCGCGCCTGCTCGAAGGAACCATCGACGGGCACCGCCTGCTCGTGCTCGATTGCCCCGCGCTGTTCGTGCGCGATGGCGGGCCCTATGGCGATGCTGCGGGGCGCGACTGGGACGACAACTGGCGCCGCTTTGCCGCCTTCGGGCGCGCCGGGGCCGATCTGGCTGGCGGCGTGGTGCCCGGCCTTGCCTTCGACCTCGTCCATGCCCACGACTGGCAGGCCGCGATGGCCCCGGCCTATATCCGCTTCGCCCCGGCAGGCCCGCGCATCCCCTCGGTCATGACCATCCACAACATGGCGTTCCAGGGCCGCTATGGCCCGGAAATCTTCCCCTCGCTGGGCCTGCCGACACAGGCCTGGGCCATCGACGGGGTCGAATATCATGGCGGTGTCGGCTTCCTGAAAGCCGGCATGGAAAGCGCCGACGCGATCACCACGGTCAGCCCGACATATGCCCGCGAGATCCGCCAACCCGCCTTCGGCATGGGCCTCGAAGGGCTGGTCATCGCCCGCCAGGCGCGGGTTTCGGGCATCGTCAACGGGATCGACACCGCGCTGTGGAACCCGGAAACCGATCCCGCGCTGGTCCAGTCGTTCTCGGCCCGCTCGCTCGCCCGGCGCCGCGCCAACAAGCGCGCGCTCGAAGCCGAATTCGGCCTTGATCAGGATGAGGGCCCGCTCTTCGTGTGTATCACGCGCCTGACCTGGCAGAAGGGCATCGATGTCCTGCTCGAAGTGATCGACCATCTGGTCGGTCTGGGCGGGCGTCTGGCCCTGCTCGGCGCGGGCGATGCCGCGCTCGAACGCGCGCTGCACGAGGCCGCCGCCCGTCATCCGGGCCGCGTGGGCCTGCACATCGGCTATGACGAAGCCCTCTCCCACCGCATGCAGGGCGGGGGCGACGCGATCCTCGTGCCCAGCCGGTTCGAGCCTTGCGGCCTCACCCAGCTCTATGGGCTGGCCTATGGCTGCGTGCCGGTCGTCGCGCATACGGGGGGGCTGGCCGATACCGTGGTTGATGCCAATCTGGCCGCGATCCATGCGGGGGCAGCCACCGGCATCGTGTTCCACGGGGTTGACTACCCGAGCTTTTCCGACGCCATTACGCGAACGATTAACCTTTACGCACAACACGATGTCTGGGCGCAAATCCAGCGCGCGGGCATGAAGACAGATTTTTCCTGGCGTCGCAGCGGACAGGCCTATGCCGCGCTCTATCGCCACATAGCGGGGACCGAATGA
- a CDS encoding MerR family transcriptional regulator → MTVACHLEFPDGKAPDALRTIGEVARALGVKAHVLRYWEEQFPMLRPLTRAGNRRYYRAADVALVATIDRLVNRDGYTIRGARQALEGGLTPDAVTLAPSDEDSPEEQLMAESPMLEVELVAAIARLRVHLEDIRSNLADALEEA, encoded by the coding sequence ATGACGGTTGCGTGCCATCTCGAGTTTCCTGACGGCAAGGCGCCAGATGCCTTGCGGACAATCGGCGAGGTGGCCCGTGCTCTCGGGGTCAAGGCGCATGTCCTGCGCTATTGGGAGGAGCAATTTCCCATGCTTCGTCCTCTGACCCGCGCCGGAAACCGGCGCTATTACCGCGCAGCTGACGTGGCGCTCGTCGCCACGATCGACCGTCTCGTCAACCGGGATGGCTATACCATTCGCGGCGCGCGTCAGGCTCTTGAAGGGGGCCTGACGCCCGACGCCGTGACTTTGGCCCCGTCCGACGAAGACAGCCCTGAGGAACAGCTTATGGCCGAATCCCCGATGCTGGAGGTGGAACTGGTGGCCGCCATCGCGCGCTTGCGCGTCCATCTCGAAGATATTCGCAGCAATCTGGCTGACGCGCTGGAAGAAGCCTGA
- a CDS encoding MAPEG family protein — translation MPVILPITLSAAGAAAILNIWLAVRIGMVRRARHIWMGDGGDTALVARMRAQANFIEYTPITLILVGAIELARPGSPWLLGTAAIYLLGRIAHGLGMDGGRALPLRMVGALTTMVVLIGLAIWGISIAADA, via the coding sequence ATGCCTGTCATCCTGCCCATCACGCTGAGCGCCGCAGGAGCGGCTGCCATCCTCAATATCTGGCTCGCCGTGCGTATCGGCATGGTCCGCCGCGCGCGTCATATCTGGATGGGCGATGGCGGCGACACGGCGCTGGTCGCCCGCATGCGGGCCCAGGCCAACTTCATCGAATATACGCCTATCACGCTGATTCTGGTCGGCGCGATCGAACTGGCCCGGCCCGGCAGCCCTTGGCTGCTAGGAACGGCGGCCATTTATCTGCTGGGGCGCATCGCCCACGGGCTGGGCATGGACGGGGGGCGGGCGCTGCCCTTGCGCATGGTCGGCGCGCTCACGACCATGGTCGTTCTGATCGGCCTGGCGATCTGGGGCATCTCGATTGCCGCAGATGCCTGA